A window from Felis catus isolate Fca126 chromosome B1, F.catus_Fca126_mat1.0, whole genome shotgun sequence encodes these proteins:
- the LOC123385015 gene encoding LOW QUALITY PROTEIN: uncharacterized protein LOC123385015 (The sequence of the model RefSeq protein was modified relative to this genomic sequence to represent the inferred CDS: inserted 1 base in 1 codon; substituted 1 base at 1 genomic stop codon) → MPEEHHPPPPGEADAVPRAGGGNTPGGSPPFTRQRAQREQSASAADSTILPLRATGPPDAEGNQPHHYWPFATSDLYNWKAQNPKFSEKPAGLIDLLDSVLFTHQPTWDDCQQLLQVLFTTEERERILNEARKLVPGADGNPTTNQAQIEASFPLTRPQWDFNTAEGKERLRVYRQTLMGGLRMAARKPTNLAKVGNVQQGKDESPAAFLERIMEAFRTYTPMDPEALESKAAVIMAFVNQSAIDIRRKLQKIXLGEKSLQDLLVVAEKVYNNREPPEDKQSRAMAAASSKQTRDLARILLATTADFPEERDRRLRQLADDARKGKSTTKGGKQRLQKDQCTYCKEIGHWARDCPKWAGWKGSKTDRVKVLELDELSDXGSQGSDPLPEPRVTLKVEGTPIDFLVDTGAQHSVLRTPQGKLASKKSWVQGATGMSQYSWTTRRTVDLGTGRVSHSFMVIPECPYPLLGRDLLTKIGAQITFRQGGPQVTDGKGHPIQVLTMKLEDEYL, encoded by the exons atgccggaagaacaccatcctccccctccgggggaggcagatgctgttccgagagcgggaggcgGAAACACCCCAGGGGGAAGCCCGCcatttaccagacaaagggctcagagggagcaatccgcctctGCCGCCGACTCtactattctgcccctgcgagccaccggacccccagacgcggaggggaatcagccccatcactattggcctttcgccactagtgacctctacaattggaaagctcagaatcctaagttttctgagaaaccggcagggcttattgatttattagactctgttctttttacccatcagcccacgtgggacgattgccagcagcttttacaggtcctgttcacgactgaagaaagagaaagaatcctcaatgaggcccgaaaactagttccgggcgcagacgggaatcccaccaccaaccaggctcagatagaggcctccttccccttaactcggccccagtgggatttcaacacggcagaaggtaaggagaggctccgggtctaccgccagactctaatggggggtctccgaatggctgctagaaagccaaccaatttggccaaggtaggaaatgtacaacagggaaaagatgaatctccggctgcctttttagaaaggatcatggaggcattccgtacctatacccccatggatccagaggctctggaaagcaaggcagctgttatcatggcctttgtaaaccaatcggccatagacattaggagaaaattacagaaaa gactaggagaaaaaagtctgcaggacttactggtggtagccgaaaaggtatataataaccgggagcctcctgaggacaagcagtctcgcgccatggcggctgccagcagtaagcagactcgagacctggccagaatactgctagctaccactgctgacttccccgaggaacgagaccgccgtctccggcagctggcagatgacgcaagaaaaggtaaaagcaccaccaagggggggaagcagaggctgcagaaggatcagtgcacatactgcaaggagatagggcattgggcccgagattgtccgaAATGGGCCGgctggaagggaagcaagactgatcgagtaaaagtcctagagctggatgaactaagtgattaggggagtcagggttcagaccctctccccgaacccagggtaactcttaaagtggaggggacccctattgacttccttgtcgacaccggagcacaacattcggtcctccgcaccccacaaggaaaactagctagcaagaagtcctgggtacaaggggcaactggtatgagccagtattcatggactacccgaagaacagtagatttgggaacgggccgggtatcccactcctttatggtaataccagaatgcccctacccgctgttaggacgggacttactgaccaagattggagctcagataactttcagacaaggggggcctcaggtcaccgatggcaagggccaccccatccaggtcctgaccatgaaactggaggatgaatacctc